CGGGTCCTGCTGGTAGCAGATGAACACCAGACCGGAGTTGGACAGTTGTTCGCTGCCCGGCTCCGGCGGGAGATCGTAGTTGTAGGGGCGGCGCAGGAGTTTCTGGTCCGGGTGGTGGGCGCGGGCGACGTGGCTGTCCTTGTCGATCACCGGCAGGCCGTACTTGTCGACGGCCGCGAAATCCGGCTCGTCGAACTCCTCCGTCCCCGTCAGGGGCGCACCGTTGTGCAGACTGCGGCCCATGGACACCTCCCGGGAGGTGCGGTCGAGCATCTCCCACGTGTCCATGTTCATGGTGATCCGGCGGACCACCATCGACGTCGACCCCTGCGCCCACGCCGGCTGGTTACCGGAGATCCACACCTGATCGTCGAAGTCCTCGTCCTGTCGGGGGTTGACGGTACCGTCCACCTGGCCGAAGAGGTTGCGGGGCGTGGTGCCCTCGGAGACGGAGCCGTCGGCGTGGAGGAAGCCCTGCTGGAGCCAGGCCACCCGGGCGTAGTCCACACCCGAACGCACGAGATGCCGGGTGGCGTGAGAAACCATGAGCGGATCATCGGCGCACACCTGGATGACCAGGTCGGACTGGCCCCACTGTGGATCCAGTTCATCCCGGCTGAAGTCCGGGAGCGGGGTGAGCCAGTCGGGGCGCTTCTCCGTCAGCCCGGCGACGTCGAAGATGCGCGGGCCGAACCCGCAGGTGATGGTGAGGTTGGCGGGTGCGACGACCAGTTCAGGTTCGAGGCTGCCCAGCGGCGTCTCGCCGGTGCACAGCGCGCGGGAGTCCTCGGTCCAGGACCGCATGAGCCGCGTCAGGCCCGCCCGGTCGACGCCGTCCGCCAGGGTGAACGCGATGAGGTTGAGGTGGGTCTGCACGGGCGTGGCGATACCCGCCTGGTGCACGTCATCGAACGCGACGATGGCGTCCTGCAGCCGGGTGTCGCCCTCCCCCTGCGCCATGACCCGGTCCTGCTCATCGGTGGAACAGGCAGCCAGCGCCGCCCCTCCTGCGGTGACGGACAGTCCGGTGAGAAAACCCCGCCGGGACAGCGATGACATGGTGCTCCTTCTAGTGGTCGTGCTCGGGCTCGTGGCCGGACAGTTCCCCGTCCTCGCCGTAGTCCTCGTCGCCCGGGTTCATGGTGCGTACGGCGACGTCCTCGACCTCGAGAGTCTCGCCGTTGCCCAGCTCGATGGTGAGGTCGACGACGTCACCGGCGGGGATCTCGGCCGGATGGTCGAGGATCATCATGTGGTCATTGCCCGGGGCCATCTCGTGGCTGCCGCCGGCGGGGATGGTGATGCCGCCCTCCTTCTCCTGCATGACGCCGTCGACGACCTCGTGGATCTCGTAGGTGCCCTCGACGTCGGAGGTGAAGCCGGTGATGGTGACGTCCTCATCGGTGCCGTTGTGGAAGGTGCCGAAGATGCCGGTCATCTCCTTGTCGGTGCCCTTGGCACGGACGACACCGTCGGTGAAGGTCACGTCGCCGGACGATTCCTCAGCGGCGTTCTCATTGGTCGGGCTGCATCCGGCCAGTGCCAGCGCGGCCGCGGTGACGGCGACCAGTCCTCGAATTCTCATGTTCTACTCCTGTGGGGTGTTCCGGCCCCGGGCGATCGCCATGGCGATGACACCGAGGATGGCGAGTATGCCCACTGCTCCCAGGACCCAGGCGAGCGGTCCATCGACCAGCCCGCCCGATTCTTCTTCCGAGACCGGTGCCTGTTCTGTCTCTTCGGCCGGCTTTGCCTCACCCACGGTGAAGGTGGTCATCCCGCGGGTGGAGTGGCCGTCGGAGGAGGTGATCTGGAAACCGATGCGGTACTGACCGTCACCGGGGTCCACCTCACCGGGCACCTCGAGGCGGGCCCAGCGACCGTCGATGGCGGGTTCGCCGGAGAACAGCACCTCATCGGTGGCGACGTCGGAAACGGCGAAGGTGTTGAAGTCCTCCTGGATGTACCCGGAGAACTCCAGGGACACCTCGTCCGGGAACTCCTCGAGCACGGCCTGGTCAGCGGGCTCACCACCGACGACGACATCGTGCGCCGCCGCGACGGGGGCGGAGACGGCCAGGATGCCGACGGCCAGGGGCGCGGCGAGGACTCGGAACAGTTTCACGTGGGGTGTCACCTTCGGGTGGGGTCGGGTGGTCGGGGCATACGATACCCGCACGGTGCGGGGATCATGGAAACAGTCGGCCCCTGCCCAGGGTTAGTTCCCATTCACCTTCCGGCCACCCAGGATTTTTATTCACGAACCTCCCCTGACCGGAGCAAACCCCTCGGAGGTGATTCAGGCCACGGGCATGGAAAAAACACCCTCCGCCGGGGAGGGTGTCGGTGGTGGTCCTAGCTGGGTTCGAACCAGCGACCTTTCCGGTGTGAACGGAACGCTCTTCCACTGAGCCATAGGACCGTGCTTGTGCGCTATCGAACATTACACAACACCACCTCCGGTGTCCTAATCCGCAGGTGGCGGGCGAATAACACCGGTGTCATTCACGCCCACTCCCCGCCCGCGGATTCCGCCTGCCAGCTGGGGATTTGTATTGTGACGGCGGTTGAGGATAAAGTTCATTCTCGCACCAAGCAACGCCGGTGCATGCGGATGTAGCGCAGTTGGTAGCGCATCACCTTGCCAAGGTGAGGGTCGCGAGTTCGAGTCTCGTCATCCGCTCTCATTTCACCGGGCCAATCGGTATGAAATGAACCCGCGCGATTAGCTCAGCGGGAGAGCGCTTCCCTGACACGGAAGAGGTCACTGGTTCAATCCCAGTATCGCGCACAGAGGGTAAAACCTCGATGCGGATGTAGCGCAGTTGGTAGCGCATCACCTTGCCAAGGTGAGGGTCGCGAGTTCGAGTCTCGTCATCCGCTCTGGTATCTTCTCACCGAGGTATCTGTAACGGTGGAATGGCCGAGTGGTGAGGCAACGGTCTGCAAAACCGTGCACACGGGTTCGATTCCCGTTTCCACCTCTAGTTAGACGTTGTTTAACTCACGCGCGATTAGCTCAGCGGGAGAGCGCTTCCCTGACACGGAAGAGGTCACTGGTTCAATCCCAGTATCGCGCACAGAGGGTAAAACCTCGATGCGGATGTAGCGCAGTTGGTAGCGCATCACCTTGCCAAGGTGAGGGTCGCGAGTTCGAGTCTCGTCATCCGCTCAGTTCATGGGTCCGACTAAGGTCGGGCCCATGTCGCATTTTCCCCCCGAGATCGCACCGGCGGACCTCATTGGCCCCGACCTGCCCGAGCTCCGCGCCGTGGCCGTCACCACCGCCAACGGTGCCGCCCGGTTGGACGGTGACACCGGGACGATGGGAAACGCCACCGACACCGCACTTCTGCTGGAGCTGCGTGACTGGGCGGATGTGGTCCTCGTCGGCGCGGGCACGGTCACGGCGGAGGACTACGGCGGCTCCCCGACTCCGCTGGCGGTGGTCACCCGCAGCCTCTCCCTCGATCCGGGCACCCGCGTGTTCACCGAGGGTTCGCCACTGTTGCTGGTCCCGCAGTCCTCGCTTGACGACGCCGCCCTCACCCACCGCCGCGCCCTCCTCACCGCCGCCGGTGCGACCCTCGTTTCCACCGGTTCGGGCGGCGCGGAGGACATCGTGGCCACCCTCCACGGCCTCGGGCACCGCCGCATCTCCTGCGAGGGCGGCCCGAGCCTGTACTCCCAGCTCTTCCATGCCGACCTCGTCGACGTCCTCCACCTCACCATCGACCCGGTCCTGCACTCCCCCGCCGACAAGCAGCTGCTCACCGGCCCGGTCCACCGACGCCTCGCCCTGGATCACCTGGCGGCGACGGCGGACGGCACGGTGTTTCTCCGCTACCGGAGGAATCCGCTCGGTTAGTGTGGGTCCGTGACTACGCCGATTCCCCGACTCGACCGCCTCTGGGTGGCCCCGGACCCGTTGACGGACGAGTTCCGTCCGCGTCGGCGCACCCCGTTCGACGCCGTCGGCACCGCCGTCGCCTGGCCGCTGGCCGTGATGCTGGTGTTCCACCGGGTGTTCATCCTGGCGTTCAACGGCGCGACCACCGACGACTTCACCACCGTGTACTCGGCGATCCGCCGTTTCCTCGACGGGGTCCCCGTCTACAACGAGATCTACCATCACGTGGATCCGCACTACCTCTACAACCCCGGCGCCACGCTCCTGCTGTCCCCGCTGGGGACGGTCTCGGACTTCGACGCCGCCCGGTCGTGGTTCATCGTGGTCAACGCCGCTGCCATCATCGCCGGGCTGGCGGTCCTCACCCGGATGTTCGGTTACTCGCTGCGCTCGGTCGTGTTCCCTGCGGCCGTCGCCCTGGCGTTCCTCACCGAATCGGTGCGCAACACGCTCATCTTCTCCAACATCAACGGGGTGCTCTTCCTCACGCTCGTCGGATTCCTGTGGCTGCTGCTGCACGGGCGCAGCTGGTGGTCGGGCATCGTCATCGGACTGGCGATCCTCATCAAGCCGCAGTTCGCTCCCCTGCTCTTCCTGCCGGCGGTGAAGTTCGACTGGCGCACCATCGTCGGTGGCGTCACCGTCCCGGTGGCGTTCAACCTCATCGCCTGGCCTCTCGTGCCCGGCGCCGGCGACTACGTCACCCGCCTCGTGCCCTACCTCGGGCAGGTCCGCGACTACGCCAACTCCTCCCTGGCCGGCATCTCGGTCTACTTCGGCATGCCGCCGGTGCTGGAGTCGCTCATCTGGCTGCTGTTCGCCGTCATTGTCGCGGTCGGTGTCATCGTGCTGCTGCGCTGGCGTCACACCGACCCGCTGCTGTGGGCCACCACCACGACCGGGCTGCTCATGACCGGGGTGTTCTTCCTGTCCTCGCTGGGGCAGATGTACTACTCCATGATGTTGTTCCCGATGATCTTCACGGTCCTGCTGCGCACCAGCGTGTTCCACGCGTGGCCGGCGTGGCTGGCTGCCTATCTCTTCCTCTCCCCCGACGGGTGGATGTCCTCGACCTGGCACGACGTCAGCCGGTGGAT
Above is a window of Corynebacterium suedekumii DNA encoding:
- a CDS encoding dihydrofolate reductase family protein produces the protein MSHFPPEIAPADLIGPDLPELRAVAVTTANGAARLDGDTGTMGNATDTALLLELRDWADVVLVGAGTVTAEDYGGSPTPLAVVTRSLSLDPGTRVFTEGSPLLLVPQSSLDDAALTHRRALLTAAGATLVSTGSGGAEDIVATLHGLGHRRISCEGGPSLYSQLFHADLVDVLHLTIDPVLHSPADKQLLTGPVHRRLALDHLAATADGTVFLRYRRNPLG
- a CDS encoding copper chaperone PCu(A)C, giving the protein MRIRGLVAVTAAALALAGCSPTNENAAEESSGDVTFTDGVVRAKGTDKEMTGIFGTFHNGTDEDVTITGFTSDVEGTYEIHEVVDGVMQEKEGGITIPAGGSHEMAPGNDHMMILDHPAEIPAGDVVDLTIELGNGETLEVEDVAVRTMNPGDEDYGEDGELSGHEPEHDH
- a CDS encoding Dyp-type peroxidase, yielding MSSLSRRGFLTGLSVTAGGAALAACSTDEQDRVMAQGEGDTRLQDAIVAFDDVHQAGIATPVQTHLNLIAFTLADGVDRAGLTRLMRSWTEDSRALCTGETPLGSLEPELVVAPANLTITCGFGPRIFDVAGLTEKRPDWLTPLPDFSRDELDPQWGQSDLVIQVCADDPLMVSHATRHLVRSGVDYARVAWLQQGFLHADGSVSEGTTPRNLFGQVDGTVNPRQDEDFDDQVWISGNQPAWAQGSTSMVVRRITMNMDTWEMLDRTSREVSMGRSLHNGAPLTGTEEFDEPDFAAVDKYGLPVIDKDSHVARAHHPDQKLLRRPYNYDLPPEPGSEQLSNSGLVFICYQQDPVRQYVPIQQRLDDADRLNEWISHIGSAVYWIPPGTSPDGRERDRFWAQRLLEDE
- a CDS encoding glycosyltransferase family 87 protein → MTTPIPRLDRLWVAPDPLTDEFRPRRRTPFDAVGTAVAWPLAVMLVFHRVFILAFNGATTDDFTTVYSAIRRFLDGVPVYNEIYHHVDPHYLYNPGATLLLSPLGTVSDFDAARSWFIVVNAAAIIAGLAVLTRMFGYSLRSVVFPAAVALAFLTESVRNTLIFSNINGVLFLTLVGFLWLLLHGRSWWSGIVIGLAILIKPQFAPLLFLPAVKFDWRTIVGGVTVPVAFNLIAWPLVPGAGDYVTRLVPYLGQVRDYANSSLAGISVYFGMPPVLESLIWLLFAVIVAVGVIVLLRWRHTDPLLWATTTTGLLMTGVFFLSSLGQMYYSMMLFPMIFTVLLRTSVFHAWPAWLAAYLFLSPDGWMSSTWHDVSRWMDFFKPTFGWALLLVVTTTCVLMWWRGEYAGVDKRSQEYDRLQADQRRRMAPAPDPAGVSRPATGRD
- a CDS encoding copper resistance CopC family protein; its protein translation is MKLFRVLAAPLAVGILAVSAPVAAAHDVVVGGEPADQAVLEEFPDEVSLEFSGYIQEDFNTFAVSDVATDEVLFSGEPAIDGRWARLEVPGEVDPGDGQYRIGFQITSSDGHSTRGMTTFTVGEAKPAEETEQAPVSEEESGGLVDGPLAWVLGAVGILAILGVIAMAIARGRNTPQE